A single window of Pseudomonas benzenivorans DNA harbors:
- a CDS encoding MFS transporter — protein sequence MKTLVDSMIGDGALRAPSAAWALTALSLSMLLSSLGVSIANVGLPTLASAFDAAFQDVQWIVLAYLLAVTSLIVSVGRLGDLSGRRRLLMAGITLFTLASLLCALAPTLWLLIAARAMQGLGAAIMMALTLAFVGETVPKEKTGSAMGLLGTLSAIGTALGPSLGGILIDSFGWPAIFLIKIPLGILALLLAWRFLPADRRDSSAERPRFDHLGTLLLTLTLAAYALAMTIGGGRFGPLNLALLLAAGCGLGLFLLAEARAASPLVRLAMFRDRQLSAGFVMSALVTTVVMTTLVVGPFYLSGALALDAAQVGLVMSCGPLVAALTGVPAGRLVDRLGPPRISHLGLGAMALGCGALPLLPTASGVPGYIVPLLVITAGYALFQAANNTAVMGNISAQQRGVVSGLLNLSRNLGLLTGAAVMGAVFALGAATTAVTTAQPAAVASGMRITFAVAALLVLVALAIAVVSHAAARPEARLEAGPGQG from the coding sequence ATGAAAACACTGGTCGATAGCATGATCGGGGACGGTGCGCTGCGGGCCCCTTCGGCTGCCTGGGCGCTGACAGCTCTTTCCCTGAGCATGCTGCTGTCCTCGCTGGGCGTCAGCATCGCCAATGTCGGTTTGCCAACCCTGGCGAGCGCATTCGACGCCGCCTTCCAGGACGTGCAGTGGATCGTCCTCGCCTATCTTCTGGCCGTCACCAGCCTGATCGTCAGCGTCGGACGGCTCGGCGACCTCAGCGGCCGGCGGCGCCTGCTGATGGCCGGCATCACCTTGTTCACCCTGGCCTCGCTGCTGTGCGCCCTGGCGCCCACGCTCTGGCTGCTGATCGCCGCCCGGGCGATGCAGGGGCTGGGCGCGGCGATCATGATGGCGCTGACCCTGGCCTTCGTCGGTGAAACGGTGCCCAAGGAAAAAACCGGTAGCGCCATGGGCCTGCTCGGCACCCTGTCCGCGATAGGCACCGCGCTCGGCCCGTCGCTCGGCGGCATCCTGATCGACAGTTTCGGCTGGCCGGCGATCTTCCTCATCAAGATCCCCCTGGGCATCCTGGCGCTGCTGCTCGCCTGGCGCTTCCTGCCGGCCGACCGCCGGGACTCATCGGCAGAGCGGCCACGCTTCGACCACCTGGGCACCCTGCTGCTGACCCTGACGCTCGCGGCCTATGCGCTCGCCATGACCATCGGAGGGGGCCGTTTCGGCCCACTCAACCTGGCGCTACTGCTGGCTGCAGGCTGCGGGCTGGGCCTGTTCCTGCTCGCCGAAGCCAGGGCGGCGTCGCCGCTGGTGCGCCTGGCGATGTTCCGCGATCGGCAGCTGAGCGCCGGCTTCGTGATGAGTGCGCTGGTCACCACCGTGGTGATGACCACCCTGGTGGTCGGGCCGTTCTACCTGTCCGGCGCGCTGGCGCTCGACGCGGCTCAGGTCGGCCTGGTGATGTCCTGCGGTCCGCTGGTCGCCGCCCTGACCGGCGTACCGGCCGGCCGCCTGGTGGATCGCCTCGGCCCACCGCGCATCAGCCACCTCGGGCTCGGCGCCATGGCACTCGGCTGCGGCGCGTTGCCCTTGCTGCCGACGGCCTCTGGCGTGCCGGGCTACATCGTCCCGCTTCTCGTCATCACCGCCGGCTATGCGCTGTTCCAGGCTGCCAACAACACGGCCGTCATGGGCAACATCAGCGCGCAGCAACGCGGCGTCGTATCGGGCCTGCTCAACCTGTCGCGCAACCTCGGCCTGCTCACCGGCGCCGCCGTGATGGGCGCCGTGTTCGCCCTCGGCGCGGCCACCACAGCGGTTACAACGGCGCAGCCCGCGGCCGTTGCCAGCGGCATGCGCATCACCTTCGCCGTCGCCGCGCTGCTGGTTCTCGTGGCGCTCGCCATCGCC